From the Emys orbicularis isolate rEmyOrb1 chromosome 19, rEmyOrb1.hap1, whole genome shotgun sequence genome, the window GTGGGTTTCCATGGGCAGGGAGAGGTGCAGCCCTTTGGGTCGGGGCTGGAGAGAGACGGAGCCACTAGGCATCATTATTAATCCATGGAGTTGCCTGGTCCCTGCTCCGCACACACTGAGGAGTGAACCCCCCTTCCTCACCCGCTTCAATACAGCCCCCAGGGCCTTCCCTTGCCACTGAGCCCACGGGGCAGGACACGAACCAACAGGGTGATTCTGCAGGGGCTGCAACCTGCTGTGTCCATCAACACTCCCAGGATGGCTGGGAGCGGGTAACAGCACCATTGAGCTCAGTGTGGGGCAGGTatggatagatagatacgggGGTTTAATGGGGATCGATAGAtatggggggtgtatggggatggatagatagatacgggggtgtagggggatggatagatagatacaggggtTTAATGGGAATGGATAGACAGATACGGGGGCGTATGGGGATGAATAGATAGATACGGGGGTttaatggggatggatagatagatatgggggggtgtatggggatggatagatagatacgggGGTTTAATGGGGTtggatagatagatatgggggctgtatggggatggatagatagatatggggGTTACTGGGGTTGGATAGATAGATACGGGGGTGTAtgaggatggatagatagatatggggGTTTAATGGGGATGGATAGTTAGATacgggggggtgtatggggatggatagatagatacgggGGTTTAATGGGGATGGATAGTTAGAtatggggggtgtatggggatggatagatacgGGGGTttaatggggatggatagatagatatgggggtgtatgaggatggatagatagatatgggggtttaatggggatggatagatagatacggggggtgtatggggatggatagatagatacagggggttaatggggatggatagatagatatgggggtgtatggggatggatagatacgGGGGTttaatggggatggatagatagatacaggggtgtatggggatggatagatacgGGGGTttaatggggatggatggatagatagatacggggggtgtatggggatggatagatagatacgggTGTttaatggggatggatagatagatatggggggtgtatggggatggatagatagatacaggggtttaatggggatggatagatagatacggggggtgtatggggatggatagaaagATACAGGGGGttaatggggatggatagatagatatgggggtgtatggggatggatagatacgGGGGTttaatggggatggatagatagatacaggggtgtatggggatggatagatacgGGGGTttaatggggatggatggatagatagatatgggggtgtatggggatggatagatagatacgggggtttaatggggatggatagatagatacggggggtgtatggggatggatagatagatacagggagttaatggggatggatagatagatatggggAGTGTATGAGGATGGATAGATGGACGATGGGATATTTCGTGACGTTAAGACTCCTGCAGAAAAAGGGAAATGGATGCCCCTCGCCCTTCCCCGCTCAGCCTGTGTAGTGGGGTAAGgagggtcggagcagggctgtcTCTGCAGTGtccctgtgagctggtttcaagCACCAGCCTCCTTTGTGCTTGTTCCTGTGAAGCTCTTGAGATGCTCTGGCCtgttccctgcagcctctccacAGCCGCCTGCCAACCACACACCCCTGcgagccccacccccaggcagccccacccccaggcagccctgtccatgctccagccccagcttgcTGAGCTCAGCCGTCTGGGACTGGGGGCCAGAGCTGCCCCTGGGCTCTGCGGCCTGTGGGTCCTTCCCCAGCCATGTGACGTGGGGGCAGCAGGTGTTTGGTAACCCTGATCCAGGCTGTGCCCCTGGGACCAGCCCTCCTGTATCTCACACCCTTATTGCAGGGTCTGGGGCAGAAAcacggggccagatccccagctggtgtaagtcagctgTGGTGCCATGggagtccatggggccagatccccaggggGTGTAAGTCAGTGACGCTCCACGGATGACAGGGAGCAGATTTACCCCAGCGGGGCTCTGGCCGTGACTCTTTGGCACAAGGGGagcagcctcctgcaccccaactgcctgcctcagcccggagccccaccAAAACCCAGAGCCTCCTctggcaccccaaacccctcatccccggcccctccacagagcctgcacccccagtcggagccctcaccccctgcaccccaaccccctgccccggaccagagccccctcctacaccctgaacccctctgccccacccccagcctggagccccctcctgtaccccaaatgcctcatctctggccccaccccagagcctgcgcccccagctggagccctcaccccctcctgcaccccaaccacctgtcccagcccggaaccccctcctgcatcctgagcccatcatttctggcctcaccctggagcccacacccccagttagagactcaccccctcccgtaccccaaccctctgtcccagcccaaggaaagtgagtgagggtgggggagagcgagtcaccaagagaggagggaatgtagtgagcaggggtaGGGCCTCggtgaaggggcggggaagggggcatggcctcagggaaggggcggggctagggtgttcggttttgtacgATTAAAAAGTTGACAACCCTGTGAGATGCTGAATGACCCAACTGCCCCAGAGCTTGGAAAGTGAGTCCACGCAGGTGGGCAACAGGAGAGACTCGGGGGGCAGCCTGGACATGAACATGCGCTGCTGCCCTACGGAGGGGAAGGCTGGGCCCATGGGGAGGGCACTTGCTAGGCCTTGAGGGACCCagggtcaattccctgctctgcagcaGCCTGCTGGAGTGATTTGGTCAGACTCTGGCCCAGAGCCACCGGAGGAGCTGAGGGGCCCCAGTCCCACGTTTAGGTACCGCTGGGCTATGGGCTATTCTGAGGTGGGTCTCGCTCTTTCTCTCTCCTacggaagttgttccactttaatgaATAgttgaataattaaataaattggGCCAGACCCGCTCTATAGCCCTTAGCCAGGGCACACGCCTGTGAGGTGGTAGATCCCTCTTCAAACTCCTtccccacatcaggcagagggggaaattgaatcAGGGGCACCTCCCATCCGAGCTGAGTGCCCTGAGCTAAAGGAGAGcaggctccccttccccccatgtgTTCTGTGGGGAGCACGTCAGCCCCTCCTATGGGATTGGCCCCATGCCTGCGAGGCTAGCAGCTGACTACACAGCTGCCCTGGGTTGATGGCTCACTAGGAGACAGGCACCACCGTGCCCTGCAGTGAGGGAAACAGCACTGCTGTCCCCCCCAAGGAAGTGTCCACACCATGGCGCTATGGAGCCCCACCTCCACAGCACAgactatcagggctggaagggacctcaggaggtcatctagtccaaccccctgctcaaagcaggaccaatccccagacagatttttgccccagatccctaaatggccccctcaaggatggaactcacaaccctgggtttagcaggccaatgctcaaaccactgagcaatccctccccccaagcacctGCCGTGTAGACATGGCCCTGGGCCCTGACCTCCAggagaggggcggggcttagcacacagccttctcctcagcatttcccaaTAGCTGGCTCCCACCTCATTCGCTGGCTCTTGTTACTCCCCTTCTCAGgcacctctctcccccatccATCAAGGGGGCAGCCTGGGCACCTGACTCAGGCCTCGTGGATGACCTCGTTATTCCAGCGAATGTCTAGGCCCTACAACGCTCAGCGTCACCACCCCCCAGTGCCGCCGTGgagctgggcctcagttcccctctgtaCACCGGGGCCAAGAGCCCTCCCTCAGATCCTGTACAGAGTGCAGCCTGTCCCAGCACCACCCAGCGTGCTCTACGGGGGCAGGTGGCTTCTGACCTGTGTCAGGGCAGAGCCTGTGCTGGCCCGGCATGAATGCTGCTGGCCCACATGGTCTCTCTGAGGCTGGGCTCCTTTCATGTATGTGCTTCTCTGGGGCCTGTAGAGCACCTGGCATAATGGGGTCTTGGcgcatgactggggctcctgggtgctactgtaataccatTCATAACGTCCCCTCTTGACTTAAAGACCTCAGCCAATGTCTCTAAACCCAGACACGGCGTCTTTCCAGAGGCCCAGATCCTAACTGGCCTAAATCAGATACCTGCATGTGCAAATGGGCCAATCCTGAAGGTCATTAACTCGGGATGATCCTCTGTTCTACTACAAACACCCTAGCCAAGAGACTGGTTCCCAAGGTttgtctggggagggggtggcctGGCCACAAAGGTACCTGCTCGAGGTCTGGGATCACCGGGGGAGGCTGAGGCAGGTGACAGCAGGGCTGGAAGGTTACAAAGGGCCGAGGCTGATCTATTTTGGGTCTTTGTACATTTTCATCAGCTAAAGAAGAAGGGCTGCCCAGAGCTCCCCCGCCCCAGTTGCTGCAGAACCCCAACGTGGTGAGGGGGACCCTGTGACCTGAACCCAGACAGACCCTGAAGGACTCCCAAGGGACAGGTGAGCTGGCGAGCGGTACTGCGGTTGGGCGATGGTTGTTTCCTTTATGATCTGGGCTCCCTGGGCTCTGTTAAGTGAAGAGCAATGGGGCTAGAACCCTGCGCGCAGTGTCTGTGTGCTCCGTGCTACACTGACCACCCAGCCCCTGGAAGAGGGAACCCAGCCAGCCCACGCCTTCAGGGGGAGTTCTGGGAGAAGATGGGGTTTAAGCTACGGGGCTACttgggggtcagtgctgggcCTAGGGCCTAAGGCAGGTGGGCCGCGGGGCTCCGTTTCTGTGAAGGGGTAACAGACAGAGTCAGTGCCCAGTAAATGTGCCCCAGAGGCCACGGCAGACACCAGCGGTGCACCCTGCTGAGACCCCAGGAAGCTCAGAGCACCCAGGGGAGTTCAGTGTCTGGACCCCCATAGCAATCTGGTGAGCCGCCAACAGGGGCAGCCCAACTGATCTGGGACAGAGGCCTCTCTGGGGGAAATAGGAGAGGGAGGCAGAGTTGTGCCCCCTGCTCATGCTCTGGCCCTAGGTACCAGAGACCTGGAGTCAGGGGAAGAACTGAGCCAGAGAAGCATCAACAGACCCAGATCCAAGTTTATTCATTGCACTGGGCACAAAGGGCACAGCATGGTTCTGTGCCAGGGCCCACGGCGAGGGGGCGGCAGGGGCAGCAGGCCAGGTGGGGCTCTCCGGTGCCCCAGGCTGGGTCTTGGCATCACTCCAGCCCTATCTTGCAGCAGCGCGCGGCCGTCCAGTCGATGCCGCTGCACTGGCAGTGGCAGGTGGAGTCGGTGCGAATGTCCCAGGAGCCGCAGCCCATTCCGCAGGCACAGCCCGTGGGTTTGTACCctgtggggggatggagaggtGGGGTTAGGGGAGCAGCTGGTGGCCAGATGGGAGTCATGGGATGTAGCGAGGTGCCCTgctgtctcctcctccccagcacccagGGCATGGCCCTGGTGCTCCCTTGCAGCCAGGCCACTGCCCAAGCAAGGGAGGCCAGTGAGACGCCCCAGGGGTCTGGCCCAGGGGCCCACACTGGTCCCAGCTCCACAGCATCCAGTGCCCCCAGGGACTCGGGAGTGGTGCGAATGCCGTTGCTGCAGGCACCTGGCAGCACATGTGCAGGGGGGCCCCAGGCAGGCTGGTGGTCCATCGCTGCCCCAGCTCCACACCCACCCAGGAttgcagagggggtggggtctgtgccacagggctcccctccctccttggGCCTGCGGGGCACTCGGGAAAGTGCTCTCACCTGCTGGGCAGGAGACAAGTGCCCCACGGGCTGAGACGTCCTGGCAGATTAGCTTGGCTTTGGCCAGGGTGGAGGACACTGCAAGGCAAGACGCAGAGTTGTAGCCAGCAGGACCCTGGGTGCGGaaaggctgccccctccccccaggctcagGTGGAGAGaagctgcctctgccccagctgTGACCTGGGCAGGTGTAACCCACCCAGCCTCGCTCCATGTGGCGCTCTGGCTCCCCCGAGTGGTGGCTGGGCTACATACAGCCGCAGCGCCTGGAGCTGGGTGCTGTAGCTGAAGCTATAGAGGCTCCTGGCCTGAGATCTGGACGTCTCATGTTTGATGCCGgtgtcccccagccccccagaagAGTCTTACCCAGGGGAAGCCGCTGGGCATCCAGCAAGAcagcccgcccctcccccccccccccccgggtgagCAGCAGCCAGCTGAGAGAGAtgggtagagccagccctgagagaCCCCAACCAACCCCTGGGGTGAGGTGGCGCTAGCTGTGCAGATGGCACCTCATGGACCCCGTCTCCAGCCACTCCCATGGGGTGACTGACCAGTCCAGCGGGTCTGTGGctaaggggctgggctgggctgcaggagatgtgggttttattcctgcctctgccattgactccctgtgtgaccttgggtgagtcacttagtcCTGTGGACTTCGGTTCCCCTCTGTGCAACGGGGATGATGATCCATCTCTTggcagttctttggggcagggagcgtCTCACCATggcctgtgcagcacctggcacgacggggcccAGAGCGCAGCCACTGGAATAGAACTAACACAAATGCCGGCTCCGTGCTGTGCTCAGGCCTGAACCGAAGCTGAGGAACGGCAGGGAGCCCCAAGGGTTCCAGCTCCCCCTCGCCCCGTTTGCACACTgaatggggctggctgggagcagagccgggaCGGACAGTGAGAGAGCTGCCCCGTGTGGTTTGGCAGGAgcagggatcaaacctgggactccCGGAGTCTCTGCCTAAGTCAAAGCCCCAAGCCCATCAACTCAGAGGCAGTATCAGACACTATGTGGCTCAACCACTAGAGAGCGATAGAGAGCCACAATGTGGGGTACAGATAATGTTGCTCTTGTATGTGGCTGGTTCCATCTTCCACTTGTGTTTTTTCCAGGAAATTCCACTCAGCGTTTTAGTTGACCCCATTAATCTTGGTTTAAAAAGCAGGAGAAGATTGAACCAGTCACTGACGCTGCCTGTGTCATGTCTCACTAGTGCACAGCTGAGCAGTGTGCCTGGGCAGGATGGTGCAATGGTTAAAGCATCAGCCTTGGTCTgcattcaagcccctgctctgccacagactccctgtgtgatcttgggtaagtcacttagcctctccggCCTAGATCTACAAAAGTCCCTTGTTTCTAGACACCCTGCGAGCCACGTAACTCCCACTCGGCTGCTGCCAAACACCGCAGACACCTAATGCACCTAGCGCCCAAGTGTTTGCAGTAAGAATAcactggagagggtgcaggggtcAGATGCTGCGTGACGGGGAGGAGGAGATACAGGTACAACACAGAGTGTTGTTTGGGAGGAAAACCACAGTTTTGGCAGCTCCCAGCACATGATGAATTGCAAAGCCAGTTCCCTCGCCCAATCTGGGGCTCAGAGCAGAGACTGCCGGAGCTTCGCCTTTCGCTGCAAAGTCCCATCCCCCGACCTCCCCTAGCTGTGACCCCCCATCTCTGGGGGAGGCGCCCCTGAGTCAGTTACCTATGGAACTAATCGCTGCCTCCACCTTCAGATCGACCACATTGTCAATGATGCACTGAGCACCCGTGTGGTACGCGGGCACCAGGAGGGTGAGCATCAGGAACACAGCAGCCTTCATCACGCCGGGTGCTGAGCTACCTGCAGGAGAGAGATCCGGCCAATACGTGagaccccaggacaggagccctCTGGAATCAGTGTCAGTAGCCGAGATGCACAAAGGCAGCGGAGTGGGGCACAGGCATGAGGGAAAGCCACAGTGccagggaagggggtgagggtcaGAGGGGGGACAGGCAGGCCCAAGGGTGCAGGGGATATGGGGAGGAGAAtgtggggggctggaagggatactgaggggtgggggaatgtaATGCAGCAAataggggaaagggaggaaggatttggagcaggagactgggagcggtgggtgggtggggaggcaggcaggatggcaatggggggttATTGGGGAGGGCTGGAATGGAATCCCCATCCTAGGGGCTAGCAGAGCAGGACTGCCTCTAAGCTGCCAGTGCATTTTCAGGCTgaaattgacacacacacacacacacacacatatgcgcatgggggaagggggttccCGTTAAAGGTTTGGACCCTTAGAATTAGCTCCTCAGAGAACTGATCCCCCTCCACCAACTCCTccccaaaacaaaattaaaacaccCACAAAAAGAGCCTCGTTTCTCTGCTCCAAGCTGCACCTGTTTCACTCGGCATGATTGTAAACCAGTTCGGTGAAAGCCGTGCGAGTCGCAGTGTGGACGTTCCTACTCCAATGGAATCGCCATTTGGTAAGGGATCCACTTAAGCTAAACTGACAGACGTCTGGTGTGGATCAGGTTAGGACTGGGCTACACACCATTTTGCACTGAGTTATCCGTTACAGACTGATCTAGTTTGTGCCGTGCCCCCCTGGGGTGGATGCAGCTAGAAGTGTATAAAAGCATTTATAGCAAAAGAGTATTTTAGTAATCAGTATCATTAAATTGGTGCAAAACTGGGTTTAGACCAGTCCTTACAGGATTAAAACCAGATTTACATTGATTTAGtttaagggtaacattttcacgTGATTTAGGattctaactcccattgactttcagtgagacgaGGCTCCTAAAGGCCAGATGGTCAAAGGCATTTAAGCACCTAATGACGcacataggcacctaagtcacaaAATGgaatgtaggctcctaaatcctttaGCTGCTTTACAAATCATTATCCCAAGCCGATCCCTTGCTACATAGGATTAAGAGCGTCCCCACTGTGCCTGGAACCAGATTAACTCCATCACTTTTGAAAGCCATTGAAAGTTACGCCACTGCCACCCTGACTATGGCCAAGGCCCGAGGGAGCTGGGCACATGCAGAAGCCGTGCCCCAAATCCTGCCCCAAGGCTCAGTCTAGAGAATCCCGCCCGACCAACGGTACAAACTCACCTTCTGGCACAATCTTGCAAGATGCTGCTTCCCAGTTCACAAGCTGCCCCTTTAAATAGGAGCCAGCTGGAGCAGAGGTGGCGAAATCTTCCATCCCATTGGCTGCTTGACAACTGACTCCCCCTCCCACAAGTATGGGGCAACCCCAGGACTGTTCCTAACAaagaatgtttctttttaaacttccttgtttgctcaacccctgcccagCTGTTCATTgccagggccaaattctcccctggtgtaactccattacaTTGAAGGCATTACACCAACCTAGGCTTTGGCTCTGAGGGTCTGGACGGACCTGGGGCTCCCCCTCTGTGGGAATTTCCAGGGTATTGTAAGGGGGTTGCTGGAAGGCAGGGCCACTCTGGGTTTGGCACCAGCTACCTGCAGATTGGAGACTAAGGGGCGGGCTGCgctgcagctggaggtgtaattaaCTTTGCTGGAGCTCGCGAAGTGAAAATAGCAGTAGCCTCGGTGGTGCAGGAGGTGGGATGGGCCAGCTGCCCCATGCATGGACCCTGGGTCCTGGACCGGATCATACTCTGCTGCGTAGCCAGCCCAGCCCACCTCCCGTGCTGCTGTGGCTACCCAGCTGCTCTAGCCCACCTGGCTACAGTGTAGAGGCAAGTGCCAGAGATGGGTTGAAAATGCACCAGCAGGATTTGTAGCCCAGcacggggctgggcagggagggcagaCATGCAATCAGAGCCCGGCTTTCTGACCTCTCTCTAGTGAGTCTAGCTGCTAGTGTGAGCCCCGTCTCACAGAGCTTAAGCCAggagggaccatcagatcatccagtctgtGTAGCACAGGCCATTGCACTTCACCCACGTGTCCCTAATGCTGAGCCCAGTGACTCCTATTAGACAAAAGCATTTCAGCCCTCGGGTAACTCAACTGGTGCAGAAAACAGGAGAGATCGAGGTGCTGCCAACGGCCGAGGCCCCTGCAAGGCAGGGAATTGATATGGGGAGATGCACAGCTGCTCCCGGCAGGCGATCCACACCACGTGCTGCAGAACAAGCAAAACCAcaccaaggtccctgccaatctgacctgggggaatcGTCCTGAATAACCCCAAACCTGGGGTCAGCATGACCTTGAGCATAGGAGCAAGAGCCACCAGCCACAGACCTAAGCGCCatcctcccagccctggggggaTGGGCACCTCTATGCACCACTGCACAAATCACAGCCATTCCCAGGTAGCGCCGGGCCACTGGCACACAGAAGCCACTAGCCTGAGCTCTCATGGTCTAATGCCCTGTACCGGCCTGTGTGCAGACACGGaaggagagacagtccctgccccagagagctcaccgtctaaagcaggggtctcaaacaagcggcccgggggccgcatgcggcctgcagggttgttttctgcggcccgcgagcgactcgcgcccccccccagcatttacctagagcggctccagcccaacgcgcaccgggggaagggcaggctccctgcctgccctgccccctgccgctccgggaagcggccggaacgtggggaagggggggcacagggctctgtgtgttgctcttgcttcaggcagcgcccccagcagctcccattggccgcagttccccattcccagccaatgggagctgctgggggtggtgcctgaagcaacagcaacacacagacccctgtgcccctcctcccctaggttccggccacttcccggagcggtgcggggacaggcaggcaggtggcCTGCTCTGCCCGCGGTGCGTGTCGGGCTGGAGCCCGCCCTccgagcccctcctgcagcccaaccccctgctgtaccctgcacccctcttgcagcccaaccccctgctgtaccccacacccctccagcaccccacaccccaactccctgccctgagcccccaccacaccccacacccctcctgccctccttgggggcaggaagggggcagagttgggatggggatttcagggaaggggttggaatgggggcagggcctcatggaaggggtggagtgggggcggggccaagggtggcggggggaggtgtcagtaatgcggccctcggccaatgtactagtcctcatgtggccctcgtggtcatttgagttggagacccctggtctaaagagacaaaggcctgggagaggaaactgaagtaaagaaaggggaagtga encodes:
- the RETN gene encoding resistin; this encodes MEDFATSAPAGSYLKGQLVNWEAASCKIVPEGSSAPGVMKAAVFLMLTLLVPAYHTGAQCIIDNVVDLKVEAAISSIVSSTLAKAKLICQDVSARGALVSCPAGYKPTGCACGMGCGSWDIRTDSTCHCQCSGIDWTAARCCKIGLE